Within the Gloeobacter kilaueensis JS1 genome, the region GATCGTGCTCAACGCCTTTATCGACAACTTGCTCGGCACCTACTACGAGCGCTCCTACGGCAACGCCGCCCCCGGCTTTAACTTCCGAGTGGGCCTGAGCACGAGTTTCTAGCCTCATCCTCGGTTGCGGCTTGACGAGAATTTCTCTTTCTGCTACTAACAGATATTATTAGTTAGTGGAACCTGTTCTATGCCCACCAGCGTGGCCCTTGGGGAACACTTCGAGGCTTTTATCAAAGCTCAGCTCGCTTCAGGACGTTACAACAATGCCAGCGAAGTTGTCCGTGCTGGACTACGGCTGCTTGAAGAACAGGAAAAGCTGGAAGAACTCCGCCGCGCCGAACTGAGGGCAGCAGTCCAGGAAGGTATAGATAGTGGTCCTGGTCGTTCGGTCGAGGCTGTTATTGCTGAGCTGCGTGCCAGGCGCTCTGCTCAGCGCGATCAACGCCAGGTCTGATGCAGGTTGTTCTCTCAAAGCGCGCCGAGCTTGACCTCGAAGAGATCACCAGTTTCATCGCCCTAGACGATCCAGCCGCTGCAGAACGCTTTGAAGATAAATTGCTGGAACACACCCGTGCTATCGGTCTGGCCCCGCTCGCATACAGGGCACGACCGGATTTGGGAGCCAATATCCGCTCGTGCGCTCATGGTCGTTACCTTATTTTTTCTCCGTTGATCCAAGCTCGGTAACGATCCTGCGCATTCTGCACGGCGCACGGGATATCGAGAACATCTTCAACTCCTGAATGCGCCATCACATACAGAGTAAGAGCATCAGTGGTGGGTCGGGTTCTTGCAATGGAAGTGCTTGCAAAAGAGTTAGCCACCGAGCGTAAAGCGGCCTCCGAGGCGGAAGGTGGTGCCTGGTGCCGGGTTGGCGTCGAGGTACTCGTACTGGGTGTCGGTGATGTTGAAGACGCTCGCTGTCATAGTAAAGGCGGTGGTAATCGGAATCTCGAGGTTGAGATCGAGGGTGAGCCAGGAGGGCACCCGCGAGGAGTTGTCGCCCCGAAAGCGATATTTGCCGTCGTCATAGCGACCGAGCAAGGTAGCGCTCAGGCCCTTGTTGGTATAGGTGAGGGCGGCAATCACGCTGTTGAAGGGCAGGTTGTAGTCCTGGAACTCCTTGTAGTTGGGGTAGGTAACGCTGTCGATGTCGTCGCTGTAGTTGCCGTAGGGGCGCGCATCGACGTTCGTCCAGACCACCCGCAGACGCCACTGATCGGCGAACTGCCAGTCGCCAGAAAATTCGATGCCGCTGCCTCTGTAGCTGCCGAGGTTGATCGTCTGGGAGATGGTGACCGGTTCGCCGTTACCCGGTGCAAAATTCGGGTTAAAGAAGGTCTGGTTGTTGAACTTGTTATCGACGTAGGTGTCGAAGTAGGTGAGCTTGAAGGCGAGGTTGCGCGCCGGGCTCCAGTCCACGCCGATGTCGTAGGTGATGCCGGTTTCCGGTTTGAGGCTGGGGTTGGGCAAGCCCGTGTTCTGACCGTAGGTGCCGGTAGTGACGTAGAGGTTGAGCAGGCTGGCGGAGTTGAAGACCTGGGAGTAGTTGCCCCGCAGCGACAGGTTGTCAGAAAGGTTGACCCGCACACCGGCTGCCGGGGTGAGAATCGAACCGAACTGGTCGCTGTTGGTGTAGCGCAGGCCGACGTTGGTGGTCAACAACTTGCTGAAGATGATGTCATCGACCACAAAGACCGAGAGGCGGCTGGTCGAAAAACCTTTGTTGAAGTAGCTCAACAGTTCGTTGTTGTCGCCGCGCACGTTCTCCTGGTAGTCGAGCTTGTCCTGGACGTAGTTGACCCCGGCGCTGAGGATCTGGCCGGGGGAAAGCTGAACGTTGTAGCTGCTCTGGACTTCGTAGCGCTGGCCGACGACGTAGGGCCGCAGCAGATTTGCGCCGATCAATAGCTCACCGGCTCCACTGGCGGTACTACCGTTAGCAGCAATACCTCCCAGCAGGTCAGAGTTATAGAAGTAAAGCGGGTCGCGATAAAAGTGCAGTGCCTGGCGGTAGTACAGAAAGTACGTGTTGAGCGACTGGGAAGAATTGATGTCCCAGTCCCAACTGAAGGTAAATTCTGATTCGCTCGATGAGCGCTGGCGAAAAAAGGCGTCCTCGCCCTGGGCCTGCTCAGCCGACGGGTAGCTAAAGCCCGGTTTGAAGCTGATCCGGCCATTGTAGCTGTTGCTGTAGGAGTAAGGCAGCGCCAGGGTCGAGGAGGCGGTGACGGGCAGGTAGGTCTGCAGCGGACAGCGCTGCTCGCGACCAGAAATATCGACGGGCAAAAAGCGATCGAAGTTGTAGGTGCCGTTTTTGGTGGCGGTTGGTCCGGCGATGATCCCGCAGGCGTTGTAGTCGAAGTAGCCGGGACTGCGATCGTCGATGAGCAGGTTGTGCTGGTTGAAGCGGAAGCTCAGCTTGTTGTTGGTGGTCGGCTTGTAGATGAGCTTGGCCATGTAATTGTCGTTGCCGACGTGGGATTCGTTGTTGATCCCCTGGACTTTGAGAGGCGGGCCGACCTCCGGCTTCAAGTAACCGTACAGCGAGGTGCCATCTGGAAAGCCGCCGTTGAGGCAGGTGCCGAAAGCGTCAAAATCTGCAGCGTTGTCGGAGTTGCAGCCGGGGTTTCTAGCCACGTCGTTGGGGCCATAAAACTGGGGCGTGCGCGGCAGGGTAAAGCCAAAGGGGTAGTTGTTTTGAGCAGCGATGCCGGTGAAGATCAAGTTGTAGGCAAAGATGTCGTCGCCGCCGGAGAACTTGGCCACTGTCCGATTGAACGAATAGCTGCCGTACTCATAGCTGACGGTGAGCCTGGGCCGGCCCTTGGGCGTCTCGGTGATCAAGTTGATCACACCGCCCACCGAACCGGAACCGTAGCGCAGCGTCGAACCGCCCGTGATCACCTCGATGCGCTCCAGATCGTCAAGAACGATCGCCGAAACGTCCGAGCGGCCATTGAAGGGCGAGCCGAGGCGCACACCGTCTCTGAGCACGACGTACTCGGTGTCCGGGAAGCCTCTTAAAAAGTTGGCGCTCAAGTTGGACTGGCCACCCAGAGCCGGGGTGGAGTTGTTGAAGCCAGGAATCAGCAGCAGAGCGTCGGAGACGGTGACCGCTCCCTGGGCCTGAAAGTCCTCGCGCTTGACGATGTTGACCGATTGGGTGGAGTCGCGGGCGCGGGTGGGACGGCGGGTGGCGGTGACGGATACTTCGTCGAGAAAATTACTTTGATCTTCGTCCGGCCCAGCGGCGGTGGCCGCCGGCGGCTCCGGGAGGTCAGCAGGGCGCTTCTGGCTCAGTTTGGGCTCCAGCGGCTGTGTCCACTGCCAGGCGGACGGAATGTTCTGCAGATCGGCGGCACCGGTGCCTGAGGCTTCGCGCAGCAGATCGCGGAGGTGGGGTGTTGCCTCCTCACTGCTGCGCGCAAGACGATAGCCGTCGGGAACCACCGGCTCCGCCAGCGCCCGCCCCGCGCCCACAAGGGACAGCGAACCGGCCAGCAAGACCGCCACCGCCAGCACAGAGCCGGGACAGCTCATCAACTGTATATTTTTAGACATCAATTACTCCTCACACAGCAGGGGGCTCGATGCGCAATCTTTTGCACGGCGAAAGCCGCCGTGCAGCGGAACATTCAAATAAAGGCGATCAGCAACTCTTCGAGAAATTTACTCCAATAACAGGTGCTAACAAGAATCAGTGTCGGAGAAGCTATTAAATTGAGCTTGCAATTGCATTTGCAAATCAAGAAAATAGAACTTCAAGAATACCTTGCAGTCGATGTTGGCCTCCAGGATAAAACTTACTTTCGCTTTAGCGACTGACGATAGCGCCCATCGCAAAAGGATTTTGTATCTAATACCACTTTGTGCGTTAACAGTGGACTTGAGACTAGTTTTCAGTCGTATGGGCTTCTGGTTATCAATTAGATAGCGAACTGGAATGAGACCGAGATAAAAGCAGAAACTGACGCTTTTTGCAGCGGTTGGTCTGTTCTGGTAGTTGTCCCTTCGCTCAGCACTGGTCGGATCGTGATAGCCTGCTACGGTTGGCAGGCGAAATTATGGCAGGCACCCTGCGTCTGGCGCTTATTGGTCTGGGTACGGTCGGCAGCAGCGTTCTTGCAATCTTGAACGATGTGGCCGGTCTCGATTTGCGTCTGGGTGCGGTACAGGTAGTCGCCGCTGCCGTGCGCGATCTGACGAAAGCGCGCAATGGTCCGCTGCCGCCGCTCTACGAGGACGCCCTGGCCCTTGCGTGCCGCCCGGACATCGATGTCGTGGTCGAGGTGATGGGCGGGGTCGAGTTGCCCTATCAGCTTCTAAAAGCAGCACTCAAGGCCGGTAAGCACGTGATTACGGCCAACAAGGCGCTGCTTGCCCGCCACGGCGAGGAATTGTTTGCCCTCGCCCGCACCCAGAACCGGCAATTGCGCTACGAGGCGGCGGTGGGGGGCGGCATTCCGCTGCTGCAGCCGATCGAGCAGTGCCTCGGGGCCAACCACATCCAGGCGGTGACGGCGATCATCAACGGCACGACCAACTACATCCTCACCCAGATGGCCACCCGCCAGATCGCCTACGAGGAGGCGCTGGCCGAGGCCCAGTCTCTGGGTTACGCCGAGGCGGACCCGCGCGCCGATGTCGAGGGCAACGACGCCCAGGAAAAGCTCACCCTGCTTGCCGCTCTTGCCTTTCGCACGCCCCTGCCGGATCTGGCAGCGGTCTATCGCGAGGGGATCACAGCGGTTGCTCTGCCCGACGTGATGAACGCCCAGCAGTTGGGCTTTGCGATCAAGCTTCTGGCTATCGCCACCCGCACCGCCGATGGCCGCCTCGATCTGCGGGTGCATCCGACCCTGGTTCCCCTCGATCACCCCCTCAGCCGGGTCGATGGAGCCTACAACGCCGTGCTCATCCAGGCGGAACCGGTGGGCTCGATCATGTTCTATGGCCCCGGCGCGGGGGGTGGACCGACAGCGAGCGCGGTCGTCTCCGACATCATCAATATCCTGGCCGACGCGCCTACCGGGGCGATCCCGCCTGCGAGCGAAGCGGCTCCTTTGCACTATCTGCCCATCACCGCAGTGCAGACGCGCTTTTATATTCGCCTTCGCGCCCTCGACCAGCCCGGTGTCATTGGCCACATTGGCCAGATCTTCGGTCAGCACGCCGTCAGTCTCGCCTCGATCGTCCAGAAAAATCCGCGCGGTGCGGCGGCAGAACTCGTGATTATCACCCACGATGTTCCAGAGGCACGGCTACGGGCCGCCCTTGCCGAGTTGCGCGCCAGTGCCGTCGTCCAGGAATTTTGCACCGCCATCCGGGTTCTGCCCGAAGGCAAGCGCTAGTCTAAAAAGCGGTCGATTGCCTGGTTGAGCGCCTGAATTTCAGCCAGACCACCGCCGTTGTTGACCGCATGCACGATGCAGTCGCTCAGGTGTTCTTTTAAGATCAGCCTGGCCACCTGGGTAAGGGCAGCCCGCACCGCCGAAATCTGCACCAGTACCTCCGGACAGGGCCGGTCCTCGCGCACCATGTTGCTGATGCCCCGCACGTGCCCCTCGATCCGCGCCAGCCGATCGACCAGCACCTTGATGTGGGCCGGGTCGTGATGATGGTGGACTGCTGACTCGATTGGCAGTGCTGTGGGTTGTAACTCTGAACTCATAGTGTCAGTGTACCAACGGCCCTACGGCTCGCCGTCGATGCTCGACTCGGCCAGGGGCAGATCGGTGAGCGATCGCACCCAGCGGAGGAGTGCCTGACGCAATGACAGAAATCCCCAGCCTTTTTGAGCGGAGATAAACAGCGCCAGGGGATACTCCTGCTCGGCAAAGCTGCGCAGCTCAGGACTGACCCGGTCCACTTTGTTGAAGACTAGCAACTGGGGACCGGTGGCGATGGGCAGGCTTTCGAGGATGCGCTGGACAGCTTGAATATGGTTCATCCAGGCCGGATTGGACAGATCGACGACGTGCAGCAGGGCGTCGGCCTCGGTCACCTCTTCGAGGGTGGCTCGAAAGGCATCGATGAGCTGCGGCGGCAGGTCGTGGATGAAGCCCACCGTATCGGTGAGCAGCACCGGATCGCCCGTGGGCAGCTCCAGACGGCGGGTGGTCGGATCGAGGGTGGCAAAAAGCTGGTCCGCCACCAGCGCGTCCGCGTCGGTAAGGGTATTGAGCAGCGTCGATTTACCGGCGTTGGTGTAGCCCACCAGGGCAAAGACCGGCACTTCCTTGCGCTGGCGGCGGGCGCGCAGCCGGGCGCGGTGGGCCTGCAGGGCGTTGACTTCGAGCTGCAACTTGGCGATCCGCCGCCGGATAATCCGCCGGTCCGTTTCAAGCTTCGTTTCACCCGGACCACGGGTGCCGATGCCGCCGCCCAGGCGCGAGAGCGCCCCGCCCCGCCCGGTGAGTCGCGGCAGAAGATACTGCAGCTGGGCCAGCTCGACCTGCAACTTGCCCTCGTGGGAGCGGGCCCGGCGGGCAAAGATATCGAGAATCAGCTCGTTGCGATCGACTACCCGCACCCCGACCGCCTGTTCGAGGTTGCGCCCCTGGGTGGGGGTGAGTTCCCGCCCACAGACGACCAGATTTGCCCCCAGATCCTGCACGCTGAGAGCCACCTCTTCGAGCTTGCCCTGGCCAATCAGCGTCGAGGGATCGGGCTGGGCGCGGCGCTGGTAAAAGACCTTGAGCACCTCGCCCCCGGCGCTCGTCACCAGCTGCACCAGTTCAGAGAGTTCTTCTTCCATCGCCCGCTGGCTGGTGCGCGTCGAGAAAAAATCGACCAACAGCACCCGCTCGCGGTCGCTCTCGACCGCCCGCGCCGTCGCTGTGCGCCGAAATTCGTCTTCGAGATCTTCTAAGAAGACATCAAAATCTTGAGCGGCCACCTGGCTTAGAGATTGCGGTGTAGAAACCACCCAGCGCGCCAGCGGATCGGGGACGAGGTTGGCAATCTGTGCCCGCTGAACGAAGCCGCTCGGCGCAGCGCTGCGGCGGCGAAAACCTTCGACGGCGACATCGAGGATCACCAGCGCGTCGAGCCGCTGCAGGGCGAGGGCAGTGAGCGCTCCCCGATTTGGCCCCTGCATGTCAAACTGGGTGGCGATGCAGCGCAGGCCGCTCAGACGCTCGGTGCCCTGGCGGGGCAACTCGTCTATCGAAAACTGGGTTTCTTTGGGCGTACCCACCCCGACCCGCACCACCTGCCCGCGCCGGTTGGCGTACACGCAAAGCGGCGTCTCCAGCTCTGCGCTCAAAGCTGCCAGCCGCTCGCCAAACTCGATGCTCAAAAAACGATTCAGAGGAAACGGCAGGCTGTACAGTCGGCTCAGCTGTCTGAGTTGAGCGGGCTTGAGACCTTTGTGAGAACCGTAAATCTTATCTATGATCTGAACCTGAAAGAACGGCAGTTTCGTAATGGCCCTATTATAGCGACGCGGACGCGCCGGTAGCCCTTCAAGAAAGGCTGTCTTAAGAAACGTCCCTCAAAGCCTCCTCCCGATGGCAGATTGCACCTGCTGCGATTCGAGAGTAGCTAGATGTAGAGACATCGAGTCGCAGGCGAGGGACAGCATGGGCAGCAGCAGACGCCAGTTTTTGATCACCACTTCGGGTACCCTCGCCGCCGGGATCGCTGCCGGCACAGGCAGTACCGTTCAGGCCGCCGGACAGACAAAAAGCGGCGAGATGCTCTACCGGACCCTGGGCCGCACGGGCGAGAAGGTGTCGGCGATCGGCCTGGGCGGCCACCACATCGGACGGCCCAAAGACGAGCAGGAGGGCGTCCGGATTGTCCGGGCGGCCATCGACCGGGGCATCACCTTTATGGACAATTGCTGGGACTACCACGAAGGGGGCAGCGAGTTGCGGATGGGCAAAGCCCTGCAGGGCGGCTACCGCCAGAAAGTCTTCTTGATGACCAAGATCGATGGCCGCACCAGAGAAGCCGCTGCCCGGCAGATAGACGAATCGCTCAGGCGGCTGCAGACCGACCGGATAGATCTGCTGCAGCACCACGAAGTCCTGCGCCTCGAAGATCCCGACCGCATCTTCGCTGCCGGCGGGGCGATGGAAGCGGTGCTTGCGGCGCAAAAAGCCGGTAAGGTGCGCTACATCGGCTTTACCGGCCACAAGGACCCGCTTGTCCACCTGCGGATGCTCGAAGTGGCTGCCCAAAACAACTTCCGCTTCGATACGGTGCAGATGCCCCTCAACGTCATGGATGCTCACTTTCGCAGCTTTGAAGCCCAGGTGCTGCCCAAACTGGTCGCAGACCAGATTGGTGTCCTGGGCATGAAGTCGATGGGCGATTCGCACGTGCTCAAAAGCAACACCGTCAGGCCCATCGAGTGCCTGCACTACGCCCTCAATTTGCCCACTTCGGTGGTGATCACGGGCATCGACAGTATGCAGCTGTTGGATCAGGCTTTCGAGGCGGCGCGCACCTTCGAGCCGCTGAACCCCGATCAGGTGAGCGCCCTGCTCGCCCGCACCCGCGAGGCGGCACTGCGGGGCCGCTTCGAGTTGTACAAGACCACTCCGCAGTTCGATACGACGGCCCAGAAGCCCCAGTACCTGGGGTAGGGGTTGCAATCAACCTGAGCGGAACCGGTTCTATTCTTGAGATTTAATATATACTTTTGTGACTCTTGCTGTACAATGGCGGTCCTATATTAGTCCAGCCCTTCACGAGGGAATAGGGACGGACGCCAGAGCAAGTAGGCGATTGGTCCTACCAGAGGCACCGCTGCCGCCAGCCACAGGGGCCAGATCTGCTTAGAGTTGCGACGATACAGATCGTCAGGGATCAGCACCGGCAGCAGGGCGGTGCTCACGACAAAATCGAGACTCATCACGTGTACGAAGCGCGAAGCGTGCCACTGGGCAGCGAAGGCGGCCCAATCGCCGTGGGTGAGGCCGTTATAGAAAAACCAGCCTATTCCCACTGCAGTGAGCAGTACGAGCCAGCGCGAATCGAAGATGCGCACCAGCCAACCGGCTGGTTTGCGGGTGGGCCAGTTGTGGTGCGGCTGGCGCAGGATCAGATAAGGGAGCAACGCGAAGGCACCGACAGCGAAGGCTGCCAGCCCAAAGGGCCAGGCAGGCAGTTTCTGGCCGTGGCCGTCGGGGATAAGCAAAAATAGATACAGTAGCGGGATCAGCCCCATCAGGTTAAACAGCGAGACCACCAGCGGCTCGCCCTGACCGAGGGCCAGCGCTGTCAGGCTCTGCACCAGTTGCTGGGGCGTCTGGGTCTCGGCGGGAGCAAGAAAAAAAGCGTAGATGCCAAAGGCTATCCACACCAGTCCCAACAAAAGGCGAACGACGAAGGTCGGCATCCTGTTCTCCCCCAGTCCTGCTACAAGTCTAATTTCAGCTTCCCGTATCAGCGGTAGTGCTGGGCCTATGTCTATCACCAGCACTTTACGATAAGAAAAATTAGCTGGGGCCGATAAACATGAGTAAGCTCCCTGCTGGAGCGGGAGACACTTTTTTCCAGGAGATGAATCCCATGTCGTCCCTGCCCGTACAGTTGCTAAAAATGTGGAGAATTTCGGTTACCAAGGAGGGTAGGCGGTCAAGTTCGTCTCTGAGACTTCTGAACCAGGGAGTAGGTCTCTCTACGCAGCGAGACCAGCCATCAGGTCCATTTTTGCTTTTTATAAAAATTGACACGGGTGTCTTTTTATTCCTCTTTGACATTGAGCCAGTGATGGTGGGCGATTATTCGCTACAGGTCATCAATGGTGAACCAAACTTCGAGCGTACTTTTCTAACAGCACCACAGATCAAAAGAACAGCGTGCGATCTAGTAGCACAAGTCGCTTCGGGACAGCAGATAGAACTTCCAGTCCTGTTAGGCGAGTGGGAACCGAATGCAGAAATCAATGGCAACTGGCAGCAAGACCTGAACGCCAATCGGTTACCCCAGGTGGCAGGTTGAGATTCAAGGGATGACGAAGGTCGTCATCCTGTTCTGCTACAAGTGTAGTTTTCGCTTTCAGTACTGGGGAACTCTTCAGCGGTAGTGCTGGGCCTGCAACTCGAAGAGGCGGGCGTAGGTGCCCTGGCGGGCGATGAGTTCGTCGTGGCTTCCCTGCTCGACAATTCGCCCCTGGGCGAGCACGTAGATGCGGTCGGCGAGTTTGACGGTCGAAAGACGATGGCTGATGAGCACTGTTGTGCGCCGGGCCGCCAGAAGCTGGAACTTCTCGAAGATCTCGTCTTCGGCGGCGGCGTCGATGGCACTGGTGGGTTCATCGAGAATCAGCACCGGGCAATCGCGCCAGAAAGCCCGTGCCAGCGCCACTTTTTGCCACTGGCCAACGCTCAGTTCTTCGCCTTGATCGAACCAGCGTCCCAGCAGCGTCTGGTAGCCGTCGCGCAACTGGGCGATGACCTCGTGCGCACCCGATGCCTGGGCGGCACGGGCGATAGGCTCGCTTTCTTCGGCGTGGGCGGGGGCGATATTTTCGGCGGCACTCAGGTGATAGCGGGCAAAGTCCTGAAAGATAGCGCTCACCGTCTGCCGCCAGGTGCGCAGGGACAGATCCCGCAGGTCGATGCCATCGACGGTGATCCGGCCTGCACTCGGGTCGTAGAGGCGGCAAAGCAGCTTCACGAGCGTTGTCTTGCCCGAGCCGTTCTCGCCGACGAAGGCGACGATCTGGCCAGGGGCGATCGTGAGGTCGATGTGGTCGAGGGCCGATTCTTTGCTGTCGGGATAGCAGAAACTCACGTTCTCGAAGCGGATGCCGCTCTGCAGCGGCAGGGGCAGGGAAACAGGCTCGGCAGGCTCGGCGACGTGGTTGGGCAGATCGAGAAATTCGTAGAGGTAGCTTAAGAACAGGTTGTCTTCGTAGAGGCGAACAAGGCTGCCCAGTGCCTCCTGCAGGTAGGTCTGAGCGCGCTGGAATGCCTGGAAGTACATGAACAGATCCCCCAGGGTAAGCCCGCCCTGCAGGGTGCGAAGAGCGATGTAACCCAGGCAGGCAAGAATGGCGACGGCTGCTCCGGCCTGGGTGGCAAAGTCGGCGAGTGCCTGTTTAGAAGCCAGTTGCAGCCGCTCGCGGCGCAACTCGGCGCGCAGCTCGCAGTAGCGCTGCTCAAAAGCCTCCGCCAGATCGAAGAGACGAATTTCTTTGGCGTGGCTGTCGCCGGTGAGCATTCCGTTGAAGTACCAGGCCCGCCGCTCGCGCGGGGTGCGCAGGCGCTGCCAGCGAAAGAGGGTCTCAGCGTAGCGCAGCCGCACGAGGGTACCAGGCAGGACGGCAGCGAGCAGCAGCAGGGCCGTCCCCCAGTGCAGCGTCAACAAAAGCAGAGCCACCGCGAGCAAAGAAAATACACTCTGGCCCAGTTGCACCAGCCCGGCGATGATCCGGGCGGGGCGAAAGGGTGCTTCCTGTAAGGCCCGGTGCAGCGTGTCGTAGTAGCGGGCATTCTCGTAGTAGGCAAAATCGACCGCCGCCGCCTTGCGGTGGACGATCCCGTGCAGATAATCGGTCACCACCTGGGTCTGAGCCTCGCTCACCCAGCCGCTCAGCGCCCGGCAGGCGGCAGCGGCCAGGGCCGTGAGCCCCAGTAGCCCCAAAAGCGGCAGTACGGTGGCGAGGGCACTGCTTTTATCGGGCAAAAGCAGGCCGCTACTCACCCCATCGACCAGCAATTTTGTCAGATAAAGCGAGGCGACGGGCAGAACCGCCTGC harbors:
- a CDS encoding type II toxin-antitoxin system ParD family antitoxin — protein: MPTSVALGEHFEAFIKAQLASGRYNNASEVVRAGLRLLEEQEKLEELRRAELRAAVQEGIDSGPGRSVEAVIAELRARRSAQRDQRQV
- a CDS encoding type II toxin-antitoxin system RelE/ParE family toxin; protein product: MQVVLSKRAELDLEEITSFIALDDPAAAERFEDKLLEHTRAIGLAPLAYRARPDLGANIRSCAHGRYLIFSPLIQAR
- a CDS encoding TonB-dependent receptor; translated protein: MSKNIQLMSCPGSVLAVAVLLAGSLSLVGAGRALAEPVVPDGYRLARSSEEATPHLRDLLREASGTGAADLQNIPSAWQWTQPLEPKLSQKRPADLPEPPAATAAGPDEDQSNFLDEVSVTATRRPTRARDSTQSVNIVKREDFQAQGAVTVSDALLLIPGFNNSTPALGGQSNLSANFLRGFPDTEYVVLRDGVRLGSPFNGRSDVSAIVLDDLERIEVITGGSTLRYGSGSVGGVINLITETPKGRPRLTVSYEYGSYSFNRTVAKFSGGDDIFAYNLIFTGIAAQNNYPFGFTLPRTPQFYGPNDVARNPGCNSDNAADFDAFGTCLNGGFPDGTSLYGYLKPEVGPPLKVQGINNESHVGNDNYMAKLIYKPTTNNKLSFRFNQHNLLIDDRSPGYFDYNACGIIAGPTATKNGTYNFDRFLPVDISGREQRCPLQTYLPVTASSTLALPYSYSNSYNGRISFKPGFSYPSAEQAQGEDAFFRQRSSSESEFTFSWDWDINSSQSLNTYFLYYRQALHFYRDPLYFYNSDLLGGIAANGSTASGAGELLIGANLLRPYVVGQRYEVQSSYNVQLSPGQILSAGVNYVQDKLDYQENVRGDNNELLSYFNKGFSTSRLSVFVVDDIIFSKLLTTNVGLRYTNSDQFGSILTPAAGVRVNLSDNLSLRGNYSQVFNSASLLNLYVTTGTYGQNTGLPNPSLKPETGITYDIGVDWSPARNLAFKLTYFDTYVDNKFNNQTFFNPNFAPGNGEPVTISQTINLGSYRGSGIEFSGDWQFADQWRLRVVWTNVDARPYGNYSDDIDSVTYPNYKEFQDYNLPFNSVIAALTYTNKGLSATLLGRYDDGKYRFRGDNSSRVPSWLTLDLNLEIPITTAFTMTASVFNITDTQYEYLDANPAPGTTFRLGGRFTLGG
- a CDS encoding homoserine dehydrogenase translates to MAGTLRLALIGLGTVGSSVLAILNDVAGLDLRLGAVQVVAAAVRDLTKARNGPLPPLYEDALALACRPDIDVVVEVMGGVELPYQLLKAALKAGKHVITANKALLARHGEELFALARTQNRQLRYEAAVGGGIPLLQPIEQCLGANHIQAVTAIINGTTNYILTQMATRQIAYEEALAEAQSLGYAEADPRADVEGNDAQEKLTLLAALAFRTPLPDLAAVYREGITAVALPDVMNAQQLGFAIKLLAIATRTADGRLDLRVHPTLVPLDHPLSRVDGAYNAVLIQAEPVGSIMFYGPGAGGGPTASAVVSDIINILADAPTGAIPPASEAAPLHYLPITAVQTRFYIRLRALDQPGVIGHIGQIFGQHAVSLASIVQKNPRGAAAELVIITHDVPEARLRAALAELRASAVVQEFCTAIRVLPEGKR
- a CDS encoding metal-sensing transcriptional repressor, which gives rise to MSSELQPTALPIESAVHHHHDPAHIKVLVDRLARIEGHVRGISNMVREDRPCPEVLVQISAVRAALTQVARLILKEHLSDCIVHAVNNGGGLAEIQALNQAIDRFLD
- the hflX gene encoding GTPase HflX gives rise to the protein MDKIYGSHKGLKPAQLRQLSRLYSLPFPLNRFLSIEFGERLAALSAELETPLCVYANRRGQVVRVGVGTPKETQFSIDELPRQGTERLSGLRCIATQFDMQGPNRGALTALALQRLDALVILDVAVEGFRRRSAAPSGFVQRAQIANLVPDPLARWVVSTPQSLSQVAAQDFDVFLEDLEDEFRRTATARAVESDRERVLLVDFFSTRTSQRAMEEELSELVQLVTSAGGEVLKVFYQRRAQPDPSTLIGQGKLEEVALSVQDLGANLVVCGRELTPTQGRNLEQAVGVRVVDRNELILDIFARRARSHEGKLQVELAQLQYLLPRLTGRGGALSRLGGGIGTRGPGETKLETDRRIIRRRIAKLQLEVNALQAHRARLRARRQRKEVPVFALVGYTNAGKSTLLNTLTDADALVADQLFATLDPTTRRLELPTGDPVLLTDTVGFIHDLPPQLIDAFRATLEEVTEADALLHVVDLSNPAWMNHIQAVQRILESLPIATGPQLLVFNKVDRVSPELRSFAEQEYPLALFISAQKGWGFLSLRQALLRWVRSLTDLPLAESSIDGEP
- a CDS encoding aldo/keto reductase — encoded protein: MGSSRRQFLITTSGTLAAGIAAGTGSTVQAAGQTKSGEMLYRTLGRTGEKVSAIGLGGHHIGRPKDEQEGVRIVRAAIDRGITFMDNCWDYHEGGSELRMGKALQGGYRQKVFLMTKIDGRTREAAARQIDESLRRLQTDRIDLLQHHEVLRLEDPDRIFAAGGAMEAVLAAQKAGKVRYIGFTGHKDPLVHLRMLEVAAQNNFRFDTVQMPLNVMDAHFRSFEAQVLPKLVADQIGVLGMKSMGDSHVLKSNTVRPIECLHYALNLPTSVVITGIDSMQLLDQAFEAARTFEPLNPDQVSALLARTREAALRGRFELYKTTPQFDTTAQKPQYLG
- a CDS encoding ABC transporter ATP-binding protein; this translates as MAQQNRLQIRQVLQLGRALRLVWQSSPGWTSANLVLLVVQAVLPVASLYLTKLLVDGVSSGLLLPDKSSALATVLPLLGLLGLTALAAAACRALSGWVSEAQTQVVTDYLHGIVHRKAAAVDFAYYENARYYDTLHRALQEAPFRPARIIAGLVQLGQSVFSLLAVALLLLTLHWGTALLLLAAVLPGTLVRLRYAETLFRWQRLRTPRERRAWYFNGMLTGDSHAKEIRLFDLAEAFEQRYCELRAELRRERLQLASKQALADFATQAGAAVAILACLGYIALRTLQGGLTLGDLFMYFQAFQRAQTYLQEALGSLVRLYEDNLFLSYLYEFLDLPNHVAEPAEPVSLPLPLQSGIRFENVSFCYPDSKESALDHIDLTIAPGQIVAFVGENGSGKTTLVKLLCRLYDPSAGRITVDGIDLRDLSLRTWRQTVSAIFQDFARYHLSAAENIAPAHAEESEPIARAAQASGAHEVIAQLRDGYQTLLGRWFDQGEELSVGQWQKVALARAFWRDCPVLILDEPTSAIDAAAEDEIFEKFQLLAARRTTVLISHRLSTVKLADRIYVLAQGRIVEQGSHDELIARQGTYARLFELQAQHYR